In the genome of Planctomyces sp. SH-PL62, the window GCTACGGTTTCACCGGGAGACGACCATGTCGTTCCGCGGATTGTTCATCGCCGTCCTCCTCAGCACGGCCATGATCGTATCGGCGTTTATGCTTCAGTCCCGTCGTCCGCGACACGAGGTCGCCCGACCGACGGCCGACCTCGTCAAGGCCACCGGAAAGTGCGCCGACTGCCACCGCAAGGAGACGTCGGCCGTCGTGCACGAGTACGAGATGAGCCTCCACAGCAAGGCGGGGATCAACTGCCTGGACTGCCACCAGCCGACCAAGGGCCAGGAGCCCTACGATCATAAAGGCTTCACGATCACCAAGAAGTTGACCTCGGCCAACTGCCAGGGGTGCCATCCCAAGCAGTTCGACGAATATCTGCGAAGTCGGCACGCCGCCCCCGCCTGGGCCGCCGTCTCCGGGACGGCCGACTTCACGCCCGAGCAGATCGCCTTCAGCGAGGCCATCCACAAGGGAGCCGTCGAGCGTCCGGCGCACCCGCTGACCGCCATCGAGGGGAAGGCCGCCGTCAACAAAGGCTGCCAGCAGTGCCACGACATCGGCCGGCCCAACCCCGACGGCTCGATCGGCTCGTGCACCGCCTGCCACGCCCGCCACGTCGCGTCGGTGGAGCTGGCCCGCCTCCCCGAGACCTGCGGCCAGTGCCACATGGGGCCGGACCACTCCCAACTGGAGATCTACCACGAGTCCAAGCACGGCGTCCTCTTCAACGCTCAGCGGGGGAAGATGAACCTGGCCGCCCGGCCGGAGAAGCTCGACACCGCCGACATGCCCGTCCCCACCTGCGCCACCTGCCACATGAGCGGACTTGAGGGGGAGAAGTTCACGCACGACGTGACCGAGCGGCTGTCCTACTTCCTGTTCGCCCCCGTCTCCGATCGCCGTCCCAAATACGAGGAAGGGCGTCGGAACATGAAGGCCATCTGCCTCAAGTGCCACACGAATCCCAAGATCCTCCAGTTCTACGGCGAGGCCGAGGGGGTCGTGCGCTCAACCAACAAGCTGGTCAAGGAGTCCGACGACATCATGGCCGGCCTCCGCAAGGAAGGCCTGCTCACCGCCGAGCCGTTCGACGAGCCGATCGAGTACCTCCACTTCGACCTGTGGCATTACGGCGGACGGACCGCCAAGCACGGGGCGTACATGGGAGGGGCCGACTTCGTCCAGTGGCACGGCTATTACGAGATCGTCAGCAAGCTGACCGAGCTGAAGAAGTCCGCCGAGGACATCCGCGTCGCGGCGGGCAAGGGCGAGGCTACCCCCAAGCCCGAGTCGACCCCGGTGGAACCGGCGAAGGCCGCCCCCGAGACGAAGCCCGAATCGCGGAGCCCGGCCCCGGGCCCCGAGGCGAAGCCGGTCGAGTCCCCCAAGGGGGACGACCTGCCGGAGGACGTGTTCAAGCCGGAAGACAAGCCGGCCTCCACCCCTGACAAGCCGGGAGGCGAGGCCGATGCTCCGGCAGCTTCGAAGTAAAGGGTGGCCCAGCCGCCCGTTGTTCTGGACGGAGCTGTTCGCGATCGGCAACATCGGGTTCCTGGCCGTCGACGTGGCCGTCGCCCATGCGATGAACGCGTTCGAGCATCCGGCCGAGTACATCCCGGTGGCCTTCTCGCTGGCCTCCGCGCCGCTGCTCCTGCTCGCCATGTTGATCGGCGGGCCGGAGCCGGCGACGCGGGCGCGGCCCGCGCCGGGCGTCTCCCGAGGACGGTCGGCCCTCGCCCGGGGGATCGGCCTGCTCGTCGGCTGGGGATCGCTGGTGGTGGGGATCGCGGGCCTGATCCTCCACCTCAGGGGCGACTTCTTCAGCGAGATGACGCTCAAGAACCTCGTCTACACCGCCCCGTTCGCCGCGCCGTTGGCCTATGCGGGCCTGGGATTTCTGGTCCTGCTCAATCGGATGGTCGACGCTCGATCGCCGGAATGGGCCGGTTGGGTCGTCGTCCTGGCGGCCGGCGGCTGGATGGGGAATTTCGTCCTCAGCCTGGCCGACCACGCGCAGAACGGCTTCTTCCGGCCGAGTGAGTGGGCCGGCGTCGTCTCGGCGGCGATCGCGTTCGGATTCCTGGTCGCCGTGCTGGTGGTCCCCCGCAACGGCCCCCTGCGCTGGATGACGGCCGGGGTGATGGGGTTGCAGATGCTCGTGGGGCTGATCGGCTTCTATCTCCACGTCGAGGCGAACCTCGCGCGGCCGTCGGCGTCTCTCTGGGAGTCGTTCCTGTACGGCGCCCCGGCGTTCGCCCCGCTGTTGTTCGCGGACCTGGCGATCCTCGGTCTTTTGGGCCTCTGGGGCCTGGCGGCGAATCCCGAGGCACCGGCGGATTGAGCGCCTCCGCCCTCCGTTTCGCGCCCGCCGCCGTTGCAGGATCGCGGCGAAGCGCGATAATGGAGGTCCCGAGAATCCCGCCGGCCTCGAGATCGTGAGCGAGCACCTTGAGCGTCAGAATCCGCCGAATCGACTGCGCCCGCGACGACGCCCGGGAGGCGATCGCCTCCCTTCGCCGCGAGCTGAGCCCGAAGGGGAACGTCGTCAGCCCGGAAGGGCGGGCGCGGACCCTCGCCGTCTTCGGCGAGCCCCTCTCCCCACCCCAGGTCGTCGAGCGGATCTGCGACCACGTCGCGACCCGGGGCCTGGAGGCCGTCCTCGACTACACGCGCAAGCTGGACGGGGTCGAACTCCAGCCCGGCGGCGTGCGCGTCTCCCAGGCCGAGCTGGACGAGGCGCACCGCGACGCCGATCCGGATTATCTCGCGACGATCGCCCGGATCCGCGAGAACGTCCTGACCTACCAGCGGGCGATTCTCAGCCACGACGTGCATCTCGAACCGAAGCCCGGCGTGAAGCTCGGCCTGCGGTACACGCCGCTGCGTCGCGTGGGCGTCTGCATCCCCGGCGGGGCGGCGGCGTATCCCTCGACGCTCCTCATGACCGTCGTCCCGGCGCAGGCCGCAGGGGTGGCCGAGATTGCCGTCGTCGTCCCCCCCACCCGGTTCGGCGGCTACAACCCCGAGTTGCTGGCCGCCTGCCGCGAACTGGGCGTGACCGAGGTCCACCGGATCGGCGGCGCGCAGGCCGTCGCCGCGCTGGCCTACGGCGTCGAGGGGATCGCGGCCGTCGACAAGATCGTCGGCCCCGGCAACCTGTTCGTCGCGTTGGCGAAGAAGCAGGTCTACGGCGAGGTCGACATCGACAGCATCGCCGGCCCCAGCGAACTCGTCCTCATCGCCGACGAGTCGGCTCACCCGGATTACATCGCCGCCGACCTGATCAGCCAGGCCGAGCACTCCCCGGGCGCGAGCATCCTCTTGACCTGGACGCCGGGCCTCGCGGATCGCGTCCAGGCCTCGCTCGACCGCCAACTCGCCGTCCTCAGTCGCGGCGACCTGGCCCGCGTGAGCCTGGAGCGATTCGGGGCCCTGATCGAATGCCGCGACGAAGGAGACGCCGTCGCGCTCTCGAACCAGTTCGCGCCGGAACACCTGCACGTCTCGACGGCCGACCCCGAGCGCCTGCTGCCAGCCTTGACGATCGCGGGCGCGATCTTCCTGGGCCACGAGACGCCGGTCGCGTTGGGCGACTACGCGGCCGGGCCTTCCCACGTCCTCCCCACGAGCGGCACCGCGCGATGGGCGTCGGGGCTCTCGGCCAATGATTTCCTGCGGCGTACCAGCCTGATCGGGGTCGATCGGGCGGGCCTCGCCGCCCTGGCGCCCGACGTCCGAAGGCTGGCCGACGTCGAAGGACTGACCGCGCACCGCTTCAGCGTCGACGTCCGCCTGGACCGCGCCGACCCGGCCTGACGTCCTCCGGCCAGGACGCCCCACCCGGAATCCCGCCGCCGCCGCACCGCCGCCCCCGGCCCGAAGGAGCCGACGACCGTGAGCCAGCTTGCACCCACACCCCGGCCGACGCCCTCGTTCA includes:
- a CDS encoding ammonia-forming cytochrome c nitrite reductase subunit c552, producing the protein MSFRGLFIAVLLSTAMIVSAFMLQSRRPRHEVARPTADLVKATGKCADCHRKETSAVVHEYEMSLHSKAGINCLDCHQPTKGQEPYDHKGFTITKKLTSANCQGCHPKQFDEYLRSRHAAPAWAAVSGTADFTPEQIAFSEAIHKGAVERPAHPLTAIEGKAAVNKGCQQCHDIGRPNPDGSIGSCTACHARHVASVELARLPETCGQCHMGPDHSQLEIYHESKHGVLFNAQRGKMNLAARPEKLDTADMPVPTCATCHMSGLEGEKFTHDVTERLSYFLFAPVSDRRPKYEEGRRNMKAICLKCHTNPKILQFYGEAEGVVRSTNKLVKESDDIMAGLRKEGLLTAEPFDEPIEYLHFDLWHYGGRTAKHGAYMGGADFVQWHGYYEIVSKLTELKKSAEDIRVAAGKGEATPKPESTPVEPAKAAPETKPESRSPAPGPEAKPVESPKGDDLPEDVFKPEDKPASTPDKPGGEADAPAASK
- the hisD gene encoding histidinol dehydrogenase, with the translated sequence MSVRIRRIDCARDDAREAIASLRRELSPKGNVVSPEGRARTLAVFGEPLSPPQVVERICDHVATRGLEAVLDYTRKLDGVELQPGGVRVSQAELDEAHRDADPDYLATIARIRENVLTYQRAILSHDVHLEPKPGVKLGLRYTPLRRVGVCIPGGAAAYPSTLLMTVVPAQAAGVAEIAVVVPPTRFGGYNPELLAACRELGVTEVHRIGGAQAVAALAYGVEGIAAVDKIVGPGNLFVALAKKQVYGEVDIDSIAGPSELVLIADESAHPDYIAADLISQAEHSPGASILLTWTPGLADRVQASLDRQLAVLSRGDLARVSLERFGALIECRDEGDAVALSNQFAPEHLHVSTADPERLLPALTIAGAIFLGHETPVALGDYAAGPSHVLPTSGTARWASGLSANDFLRRTSLIGVDRAGLAALAPDVRRLADVEGLTAHRFSVDVRLDRADPA